From the genome of Acidimicrobiales bacterium, one region includes:
- a CDS encoding proline--tRNA ligase, whose protein sequence is MAKAPVLTPQADDFPRWYQDVVAKAELADNGPARGTMVIRPYGYGLWERMQAEEDVRIKAAGADNCYFPLFIPESYLTREAEHVEGFSPELAVVTHAGGKELEEPLVVRPTSETVIGEYMGKWIQSYRDLPLLLNLWNNVTRYELRPRLFLRTTEFLWQEGHTAHATAADSNGYAERILHDVYADFMVNVLAIPVLPGRKTAAER, encoded by the coding sequence ATGGCAAAGGCCCCCGTCCTCACCCCCCAGGCCGACGACTTCCCCCGCTGGTACCAGGACGTGGTCGCGAAGGCCGAGCTGGCCGACAACGGCCCGGCCCGGGGCACGATGGTCATCCGGCCTTACGGGTACGGGCTGTGGGAGCGCATGCAGGCCGAGGAGGACGTCCGCATCAAGGCGGCCGGCGCCGACAACTGCTACTTCCCGCTGTTCATCCCGGAGAGCTACCTCACCCGGGAGGCGGAGCACGTGGAGGGCTTCAGCCCCGAGCTGGCCGTCGTCACCCACGCTGGGGGCAAGGAGCTCGAGGAGCCCCTCGTCGTGCGGCCCACCAGCGAGACCGTGATCGGCGAGTACATGGGCAAGTGGATCCAGAGCTACCGCGATCTGCCGCTGCTCCTCAACCTCTGGAACAACGTCACCCGCTACGAGCTCCGGCCCCGTCTGTTCCTGCGCACCACGGAGTTCCTCTGGCAGGAGGGCCACACCGCCCACGCCACGGCGGCGGACTCGAACGGCTACGCCGAGCGGATCCTGCACGACGTGTACGCCGACTTCATGGTCAATGTCCTGGCCATCCCCGTGCTGCCCGGCCGCAAGACCGCGGCAGAGCGGTT